The genomic interval GTTATAGGTAGTTTATTCTGACGTTTCTTTCTTCTTTTATTTTGAGTAGTGTTCCGAGTACGTATCCAATACCTTGCGAATAAGCTGCTGATAGGGCACATGAGATTCCTCAGATGCTTGTTTAAAGAAATCAATACTCTTTTTTGAAAGAATAATGGTTATTTTTTTTGTTTCTTCCTTTGGAACAAGTTTTTCCGGAGATGGGAGGAAATCTTCAATTTCTTTTGCTGAAGAAATAGCCTCTCTAATATCCTCAGGAGCGTTTGTGTATCTTGTCTTCATATCTTTTCCTTCCTTCACGCCAGAAACCAGCGCCGAAGATTCTGATATTTTTATCACGCAGGGTAAACCGAACTGTAACAATCCCCTCGGAGATCCTACCAATGCAAAAGTATCGGTTTTCATCTACGCTGTGCTTATCATCCTGCAAGATAATTCTATTTGCATCAAAGAATGCATACTGAGCCTGTTCGAATGAGATATTGTGTTTTTCCCGGTTCACCTCATTTTTGTTAGTATCCCATTCGAAAGTCATACATATAAAATACCACAAAAATAACCATATATCAATATGGTGCATTCGAACCTTGGCACGACTAAAAAGGGCTGATCAGCCCCTTCAGGCAAGCCCTCCCCGGGTATTAACCAGACGTTTGTAATAGAGGGACGGAGCGTTAAAGTTGAACAGATACCCGACCTGTAAACTTGAGAGCTTGAGGTAGTTGTAAAGCTGCGATTCCATGCCCGCGGTAACGTGAGAGACAGCCTTGAGCTCGATGAGGATAGTATTGTTTACAACCATATCGGCCCGGAAGGTGCCGACGGACTCTCCGCGATAAAAGACGGGGAAGGCAGCCTGCTGCACGATGGAGAGCCCCTGTGCTTGGAGCTCTAGCACGTAAGCCCGCTGATAGACCTTTTCGAGCAAGCCTTCGCCGAGGCTTGAATGAACACGAAAAGCTGCCCCGAGAACTGTGTGAGATAAATCCTTGTGAATAAAAGCTGACATAGAGATACCCTCCTGGTTTTTTCTTCTGCACCTTCGTAAGCTGTTTGTTGTAGCCTGAATTTCCCTGGTTTTACCGTTTCGAATTCCCGGATGTTACCGTGAGGAATTCCCGGGAAAAACCGAGGGAGAAGCAGGGGCAGTTGAGACACCGTCCCTGATAACCACTACCCTTCGTCAATGAACTACCAACGACGACGGAGGAAAGGAAACGGTGCTCACCATGCCCCAGATACAAGATATCAGAGATATGGCTCGTGATCGATCAGTAGCCAGTATCTCCCGAAGTTTGTCCGTTGATGAGAAGACGGTCAGAAAATATTTGAACCAGGACAATTTTTCTCCACGGCCGCCTGAACGGACGCCTCGGAAATCACGCCTTGATGCCCACAAGAACCTGATTGACCAGTGGCTTCATCAAGATGAGACGCGGTGGTATAAACAGCGCCATACCGGGAAGAGAATTTATGAACGCCTTCGTGAAGAGTCGCCTGGGTTCGACTGTTCCTACAACGTTGTGCAGCGGTACGTGAAAGAGGTGCGTGGCGCGAAGCAGGAACAGCGGGCGAACCAGGAGCTGGTATGGCATCCTGGAGAGACTCAGGCCGATTTCGGTGAGGCGGATTTCATCGAACGGGGAGAGAAGATCAGAAAGAAATATCTGACTCTCTCCTTTCCTCAGAGCAACAACAGCTTTACCCAGGTGTTCGGCGGGGAGAACGCTGAGTGCGTATGCCAGGGGCTTAAGGATATCTTCACCTACATCGGCGGCGTTCCACACATCATCGTGTTCGACAATGCCACCGGCGTGGGGCGGCGAGTCGGTGAAGTGATCCGGGAAGCAAAGCTCTTTCAGCGGTTTCGGGCACACTACGGATTCTCTGTTCGATTCTGCAATCCTTACGCGGGGTACGAGAAGGGAAATGTCGAGAACAAAATCGGTTACACCCGCCGGAATATGTTCGTGCCTGAACCCGTGTTTGATAATGTCGAGGCGTTCAATTGTGATCTGTTGGACCGCCATGTGACGAAGGCCGAGGAGTTCCACTACAAGAAACTGTTGCCGATCAAGCAGCTGTATCGCGCCGATGAGCAGGCGTTGATGCCGCTTCCGGGAAAACCGTTTGATGTATGCCGGTACGAGTATGTGAAGACCGACGGCTACGGCAAGATCCACATCGATGCGCGGCACCATTATTCGACCCGTCCGGAATACGCCGGCTGGGACGTCCTGGTTGGTATTCGGGCGCACACGATCGATATCCTGGATGGAGACAAGCAGCTGGTGGTACAACACTCCCGACAGTACGGGGCAACCCGCAGCGACACGGTAGATTATCGCACCACCCTGGCGATGCTGCTCAAGAACGCCGGGGCGTGGCCCAACAGCGGCATCAGGGAGCTGGTCCCACCGCTTCTCAAGGATGTGATGGACGCTCAGCCGCGTGATGAGCTCCGGGAGACATTACGCACATTACATGTGCTCACCAACCGCTACAGCTTCGAAACGGCGCTGGAAGCCCTTGAGGAAGGCATGCGGATCAACCGGGCCACCTTCTGCGATGCCGCCGTTCTGGCGGCGAGGATCACCGAATACGGGTTGGATACCGCAGCGGAACACGGACCGGATCTGAACGTATATGATGCATTCCTAACCGGTGTGGCGGTGGTGAGATGATCGCCACTCCCCGGGACCGTGAACGAACACGACAGGAAATTGCCGGCTACAGCCGGGCCCTGATGCTTTCTACCGGCGTTACTGAACTCTGTGCGACCGAGGCCACGCCCAAACAGGAAGAGTTTCTCCATCGTGTGTTGAGCGAAGAGATGGCGCGGCGAGATCGCAACCGAAAGACGCGGCTTCTTTCGCGAGCGGGATTTCCGGTGCTCAAGAGTTTCACCGACTATGACTTTTCCGGCATTCGCTTCCCGCCGGCGTTGAGTCAGGAGGAACTGCTTAGTTGCCGGTTCATCGCCGAAAAGAAGAATCTGGTCCTCTACGGTGGAGTGGGTACCGGTAAAACCCACATGAGTCTCGCCCTCGGAATCATGGCCTGTGAGATGAGCTTGAAGGTTCGCTTCTACACAGTGACCGAACTGGTGCTCAACCTCTCCGACGCCTACCGCACCGGAACGATGGAACGACTGGTTCGTGATCTGAAACAACTGGATCTCTTGATCCTCGACGAATGGGGATACGTACCGGTAGACCGGGAAGGCTCACAGCTGTTGTTTCGCATTGTCGCCGATAGCTACGAAAGCAAGAGCCTGATCCTTACCACCAACCTGGAGTTTTCCAAATGGGGGGGCGTGTTCACCGACGAGCAGATGGCCGCAGCGATGATCGACCGACTGGTACATCACGGGCACCTGTTGATGTTCGAATCAAAAAGCTACCGGATGACCCACACACTGATGCGCCACACCGCCGTTACCGAGACGACGGAAAGAATGGAAACCCCATGACTATTACGCGGAAATGGATCGAACAATTGCGCTCCAACTGCAGGCTCCGTATCGACGCCCAGCTGGAAGAACTGATCCTTGCTCAATACGGCGTTGAACCGGAACCGTACGAGTACAGCGAGCAGGATCTCTACGAGCAGATCAGAAAACTGATCAGCCAATACAACGATGAACACGCGGTTTACCAATGACCAGCAGAACACTCGAAGCCGTAGGATTACACCCCATCACGAGCAAGTCTCCCGGCACTCAACAAAAGGAGTTAATGGCTAAGAAAATATCATAATCTATGCGTCAGATAGCAACGGTAAAACCCGGGAATTCCCCGCGGTAATTTCCGGGAAGCTATAACGGCAAAAGCCAGGATTTGTGCTTGACAGAACACATTCAGGCGGGCCAAACACATCTACGTGGGAAAGGAGCGCATTGTAACCCGCTTAAGCACCCCCCCCACGGGAGGGAATCCCTATGAGGACGTAAACACCTATTACTACCATCCCGACCACCTGGGAAGCGCCCACTGTATAAGCGACCCCTGAAATTAAAGCGCGATTGACATCCGGAGCAACTCGTTTAGAATGATAGCAATTCAAACGAGGTCTATTATGTTTAAGATTATAGAGATAATAGATAAATACAAGATAAAGATCTTCATCAGTCTAGTTGTACTATACATTATCTCCTGGGCGTCCTTGGGCAGAGAATGTAGTCAGAGGGATGAGGCTGCTGATCAAATTATTTCCGAAATTCTATCATATCTGCGGAGTATTCCTCCATTATAGGAATACCTATGTGACTAAAGTGTATGAAGCATTACCTAACACCTGAATAATCTCTCACCTCCTTGTAATTTTACTAGCTTCAATGAATAGTACATCATTACTAGTAAACTCATTCTTAGCAATTAGATTATCTTTGAAAGAGATAACTTGAAAATTATTCTCTTTTAAAAACTTCGTAATCATGTTTATGGTGTAATAATTATCCCACGTAATATATTCTCTAGTCTCTTTATTTTCAATTATTACTGTACGAGTTCCCCATGCTTTTTGTTTACTAAAATGCTTAACCTCCTCTAATAGTAGGTGAGGTTTTTCTGACCAGAAATCTCCACCGTCCATATAATGCCAATCTCTTTTTTCTTTTTTCGTTTTACATAACCCCGACTGAAATACATCAAAAATGAAAACACCGTTCTCATTTAAGGAATTATAGATTTTATTTAGTATGACTTTCTGTTCACTGGGTATCAAGGCACCAAAATCACAGTAAATAAATATAACAACATCATACCCAGTACCAATATCTTCTTGCAGGTAATCTTTACAGAAAAAGTCTATTCTTAACCCTTCTTCTACAGCTCTTTTTCTTGCATAAGATATTGAGTTTTGCGATATATCAATCCCTGTTACAGAGTATCCTTTTCGCGCCAATGATGTAGTATATAATCCAGGTCCGCAGCCGAGATCTAAAATCCTTCCATTTTCTGGAATCTTGGCTTTGATCCATTTTACTGTTTTCTTAATTGTCTCGAGATTTCTACTGGCTGCGTCACTATCTAAATCAAGATGAGCAGTTAACATATTTTTTGATATATAATTGTCAGTCCAAAGAAAGTGATTGCTTCTTTGATATAATAGTAGATTATCGTTAATAATCATGTTTTATCCTTTCTTATGTTGTCCTATTTCTATCTTTCTTCACAATCAGACTGCCGACGACTGTGAAATGTAAAGAAACTATGAGAAAAGTAAATGCATACTCGAGAAAGAGTTTAATCTCTTGCTCCCCATGTATATCAGTTTTCACTGAGAGCTAATCTCGCAGCGAATCCGATTAAAATAATACCAAACCCCTGCTGAATTCGGTACGTTAGCTTTTTTGAACCTATAATAATTTTCTTAAAATAATTTGCAAGTAATCCATACAGTATGAACACGATAAGTGTTAAAACCATGAAAACCAAGCCTAATACTATCATTTGGGAAGAATAGCTCGTTTTTGAATTTACCAGAAACTGTGGTAGAAAGGAAAAAAAGAATATCGTCAGTTTTGGATTCAATAGATTAATAAGTATTCCTTTAATGATAATTCCTATATATCTCTTTTTTTTCTTCTTATTGTCAAATTCGATGATATTCTTGCTCTTAATTAAATTATATCCAAGGTATATAAGGTAAAAAGTGCCTGCAACCTTAATAACCTGGAAAATCTCCGCACTAAAATGAAGCAATGCGGAAACTCCCAGGATACCAGCAACTAAATGAGGTACTATCCCTAATGTACAGCCTATTGTGGCGATAATGCCGTCTTTTCTGCTTCCTGTTAAGGCAGTTGAGATCGTATAAATAACCCCTGTCCCTGGTATCAGAACAACAATCAATGATGTAATGAGAAAAGAAAAACTGAACATAGACTATCTCCTATAACGATTCAAAAATAGTACTCAAAAACCCATGAATATGAGAAGTTGTCAGTAAGAGGTTGGGATGACAAGACATCTTATATTCTCCACCAGGTGAAATCATTTATCGTAGTGCGAAAGAATTAATACTATTCCTAAAAGTATCTCCAGGAGTATTAAAACTATCGGAAACCAGACAAATCTCGAGGAAATAAAAATTGCTGTAGGTCCATCTGTGCCACCGATTATTCCTATAGTATTCGCGTTGGTACTAACAAAGATATGAAAAATATCCTGAAGTACTGGGATAAAGAATATAAGCAAAATGATAGAATTTGTTAAAAACAGAAAAAGTATGATCTTTTTTTTCATCAATAATCCTTTCAAGGAGATGGTATCGTAACACATAGCGTTAAATTATTGTGTTCGCTCCAAACCAGTTTTGGTCCACAATGAAGCGAAACCGAATATTCTCTGTTATGTTCAGTTACGTTTACGTCAATTTGCCCCAATCGTTTATTCTAATATGCTCCTCGATATTTATTTTCTTTGGTTCCTTCTGATAATCCATGATCTTCTCGATGTGTTCAATAGACAACATCTGCATCCCGACGAAGTATTCACCGATCAGCTCTTTCATTCCCTTTCCAGTTCTCACACCCCGCATGATCAGGCCTTGTTAAACCATCCAACCTACAAATCAAATCTCCATATCGCAGATCCGTCATCCCATGAACGCAGTTCAAACAGATGTGAACGTTATGAAGTGACCCCCAGTTTGCAAATCGTGGATTCACCGGGCATACTGGGAATAACAAAATCAACGTATGCGGCTACCGCATGCAAATGGAGGTCACTGGATGAATACTGTAACGCACATTGGAATCGATGTCCACAAAGATACTTACTCGCTGTGTTCATTCAACTTTTCAGCCCAGAAGAGTTTCGGGCAAACCAGAATCGCCAGCAAGAGCTCTCTGGTGATCAAATATGTACGAAAACTACAAAAGGAACATCCTGAGTGTACAGTACTCTGCGGTTATGAAGCAGGTCCAACCGGATACGGACTCTACCGGGATTTGGCGAAAGCAGATATCCCCTGTGTGATTATGGCCCCGACTACGTTGCCGAAAGCACCAGGCAATCACATAAAAACAGACAGGATAGATGCTGAAGAACTGGCCAGACACCTGGCGTGGGGGACCTACAGTGCCGTGCATATACCGACGCCACAAGATGAAGCGGTAAAAAATTATACACGGCTGAGAAATACCCGGAAAAAGGCTCTAGGGCCTGTTCACACTAAAAAGGGTATCAACAATTAAAGCGAAGTGGATAAAAAACACAAACATCACATCTAATTTCTCAAATCGGGAAAAAATGCGCCGAAAGCCCTTAAGACGGCGGAATAGTCGCTCTACTTCATTACGTTTTTTATACAGTTCCTTGTCATATTCCCAGGGATTACGCCTATTTCGTTTGGGAGGCACCACTGGTGCCATCTCAAGGTCAAGAACCAGTTGCCTGGTCTCATCGCCTTCATAGGCCCTGTCCATGAGAACCTTGGTGCCTTTCCATCTCTTATCTTTCAAGGTGTTTAAGAGCTTTCGGCCTTCGGGGGCATCTCCGGCCTGACCGGGAGATAACGAGAAAGTTACGGCTGTTTGAGCCCCGGCCGCCACCATGTGAATCTTGGTTGTCCATCCGGCCCTCGACTTTCCGATAGATTGAGGACCGTTTTTTTTAAAGCGCCCGTTCCATCGGGATGGACCTTGACAGCCGTACTATCCAAAGAGACATGATCAACCCGAATATTGATAATTTCTGCCTCTTGAAGGGCGAGAAAAACCTTCTCGAGTACACCTTGCTTAGCCCAGCGATTGGCTCTCATATAGACACTATGCCAATTCCCGAATCTCTCAGGGAGTCCTCGCCACTTACAACCATGTTCAGCAATATGCAGGACCGCATTAAGGACATCAAGATTTAAAAGTTTCACGTTTCCTCGTTGAACCGGTAATAAGTCTTCTATTATGGCAAACTGTTCTGGGGTAATTTCCATAGGGAAATTTTAACATGGATTATCAATTAGTGTGAACAGGCCCTAGGACGAGCAAAACAGAACCTGTTGTCCTTTCTACTGCGTCATGGACGATGTTTCACCGAGGGAAAAAATTCTTGGACAATTGCCCACTATACATGGCTGAAGGGGCAACTGTTTCATGATGAGGTCGACCAGGAAACGTTTACTGAATATCTGCAGGAAGTACACGACCAACAGGAAAAGGTAGACCGCTATAATCAGCGGATCGAAGAGTTGGCCGCCTTGGATGCCTACCGAGACCGGGTATCGAGACTTCGCTGTTTCAGGGGAATAGAGACGCATACGGCATTATCGTTTATTTCAGAGATTGGGGACTTCTCCCGGTTTGCAAACTCACAGCAGTTCTCCTCGTTTCTGGGCCTGGTTCCCAAGGAGAACTCCAGTGGTCAGAGAGAACGGCGAGGGAGTATCACAAAGGCCGGGAATGAACGTTTACGGCTCCTGCTTATCGAAGGAGCCAAATCAACCCTGCGAAGCAATATCTATGGAAAGAAATCAAAGCGTCTCCTGGCGAGACAGAAAGGAAATGATCCGGATGTCATTGCGTATGCTGACAGGGCTAACAGGAGATTGCACAGAGTGTACAATAATCTTGTTGCTCGCGGTGTGCATCACAACAAGGCGACCGTCGCTGTTGCCAGAGAGTTATCCTGCTTCATCTGGGGGATGATGAACAATAGAATCAACTAACCAATACTGTTTCGATAAGAGGGGTTTTAGATGAGAGGGATTGATAGACAGGATAATCGGGCAACGATCCAGCTATCTTCGAGGACACTATGTTGACACCCAAGAGGTGATTCACGTTTTTAGACAGAAAGGGCTTTAGGCGGACCATTGGCCTGCATTAACCAATATGCGTATATCAGAATGGTCAAATGCCGAAAACTGATTTCCTGTCTATCAATCCTTTTCTTCGTTCAATATTTTGGGAGTTTTATCGTGTAGAGAAAGAAAAAACCTTGACAAAGGTCACATCATATCAGGGTGTCCCTGGCTTAGGATTGATCAACCGGTGATACAGCGGTCTATCGCTTTTCAGATGGGAAAGCAGATATACTACAGCAGTAGCGCTGTCGTGTGCATAGGAGAGAGTACTTTCAATGCACACGTCTTCTTCAATGAAAAACAAGCCTCAGAGGAGCGGGAAAAGCTCATCACGTTCCTGCTTACTGTAGAAGATCAGGTAGCACAGAAAGAGTGGAGCACCTCGTCAAAGCTCATACGTTTTCTTGAAGACGGTTTCCCGGGATGGCAGCACAGTTTTACAGTAATAGAGGCCGAAGAGGGCTATACAGAGGCAAGACAGAAGGAGGCTATTGATGAGGCCTCAAAGCGCCAGGGAATTTTCATTCTCATAACTAATACAAATCTCACCGCACAACAGTGCCTTGAGTATTACCGCAGAAAAGATGGAGTTGAGAAACTGTTCGATTCGATGAAACACGGAATAGATATGAAGAGGCTGAGAGTACACAGCAGAAAATCAGTGCAAGGGCTGTTATTCATAGAGTTCATCAGCCTCATCATATACTCTGAAATACAGCGGGTGCTTCGAGAAAGTGGGCTTGGGAAGAAGCTTACAGTGGAGCAAATGGTGTATGAGCTTAAAAAGTTAAGCGTTCTTGAAATTGACGATAAAAAACCAATGATCACCGAACTGACGAAGAAACAAAAGGACATATTCGGTGCTTTCGAAATACTGTTACCGATGCTCACATAGTATAAATTTTGTGGAATTTAGGATGTTACCCTCCGGGCATTATATTAAAGATTGATAGAAAGAATTACTATCGAGTACTTAATGAATAAAATTTAGGAAGAAAAGAGAATTATGAAAACTTCATAGGTAGAGCATAGAGCGTTCATTGATATTGAAGAATATGTGAAAGCACAAAATGAGGATAGTAGTGCTTAACAATCAATACTTTTGTATAAAGCGAAACCGAAGGGGGGCAGTTTATAGCTCCCTATGAGATTCTCCCAGGAACCATCGGGTCTGTATTTCTGGTTATTCTCAGTGTGGTTCAGCACAAAAAGGTAATCGGAGTCAGTTGCGCGTCTGCGAACCAGTTCCACACCCTCCGGGGTTGTATCCAGCGGAGTCAGACCGGCTTCATCGATCCACATCCCGGTCATCCTGCGTAACAGCTCCTTGTCGGGGAAGGTCGCCATATACCACGCCAGTCCGTTTCCGTATCGGTTTTTCGCAATAGACGGTTCACCAGTATGCTCTTTCCCTTCTGCCGGCAGGTAAACATCGGCCGAAACAGCTGTAATCTCATCCCACCAATATTTCCCTTTTCCGTCTTTGCTGCCGATATCAACAAGAGCATCGCGAAGGCAATCATAATCTAGAATCTCAAGCCCAAGCATCTCTTTATAAGGACCAGGGAGGGGTGCTCCCGTCTGTACCGTATTGTTATAAGTTTTTACACCGGTTCTGGGTGTGAGAACCACATGACCGCCCTCCTTCACATACATATCGAGTTTTTCAGCCACTCCGGACAGATCGAGAAACATAAGCGGAGCGATTATCAATTTGAAAGCTGAGAAATCGGCATCAGACGGAATAAAAGAGACGGGGATATTCCTTTCGTGAAGCGCTTCATAGAAATCAGTCGATATTTCCATATAATCGAGATCACTATTGTGGGGCTGTATTTCAAGAGCCCAGTTCTGTTCATAAGAATGAAGGATTGCGGCTTCAGCGCCATTCAGTGCACCTTCGAAATCCGGCATAAAAGGACTGATCTCTTTTATAAAAGCTGCCAGTTCATCGTACCGCCGACCGGGTACACCATTGTGGGGAAGTATTCCATGCCAGTACTGTTCCGTACCGACCGTGCAGGTTCGCCAACGAAAGAAAAGCACCGTGTCGGCACCGTGAGCAATAGATTGGAAAGCCCATAAAGCCAGCTGGCCTTTTTTCGGAGTTCTTCCCATGGTTTCCCAACCGGTTTGTCCCGCCTGCTGTTCCATTACCCAGAAGGGTTTATTCTTGAATCCCGCTGTATGATCCAGAACAGCTCCGAGTTCTGCCGGAGACATTCCTTCCGGATCAATCCAATATCCGGTTATGTATTGATCATGGCTCACAAAATCAAGATCCCGGGCCAGATCGAAATAATCGGCAACATTAAAGAAGCTCATAAAATTGTGTGTTATAAACTTGCCGGGTGAGTTTTTTCTGATTATGTCTGTATGTAT from Marispirochaeta sp. carries:
- a CDS encoding LysE family translocator, with the translated sequence MFSFSFLITSLIVVLIPGTGVIYTISTALTGSRKDGIIATIGCTLGIVPHLVAGILGVSALLHFSAEIFQVIKVAGTFYLIYLGYNLIKSKNIIEFDNKKKKKRYIGIIIKGILINLLNPKLTIFFFSFLPQFLVNSKTSYSSQMIVLGLVFMVLTLIVFILYGLLANYFKKIIIGSKKLTYRIQQGFGIILIGFAARLALSEN
- the istA gene encoding IS21 family transposase, with translation MPQIQDIRDMARDRSVASISRSLSVDEKTVRKYLNQDNFSPRPPERTPRKSRLDAHKNLIDQWLHQDETRWYKQRHTGKRIYERLREESPGFDCSYNVVQRYVKEVRGAKQEQRANQELVWHPGETQADFGEADFIERGEKIRKKYLTLSFPQSNNSFTQVFGGENAECVCQGLKDIFTYIGGVPHIIVFDNATGVGRRVGEVIREAKLFQRFRAHYGFSVRFCNPYAGYEKGNVENKIGYTRRNMFVPEPVFDNVEAFNCDLLDRHVTKAEEFHYKKLLPIKQLYRADEQALMPLPGKPFDVCRYEYVKTDGYGKIHIDARHHYSTRPEYAGWDVLVGIRAHTIDILDGDKQLVVQHSRQYGATRSDTVDYRTTLAMLLKNAGAWPNSGIRELVPPLLKDVMDAQPRDELRETLRTLHVLTNRYSFETALEALEEGMRINRATFCDAAVLAARITEYGLDTAAEHGPDLNVYDAFLTGVAVVR
- a CDS encoding methyltransferase domain-containing protein, which translates into the protein MIINDNLLLYQRSNHFLWTDNYISKNMLTAHLDLDSDAASRNLETIKKTVKWIKAKIPENGRILDLGCGPGLYTTSLARKGYSVTGIDISQNSISYARKRAVEEGLRIDFFCKDYLQEDIGTGYDVVIFIYCDFGALIPSEQKVILNKIYNSLNENGVFIFDVFQSGLCKTKKEKRDWHYMDGGDFWSEKPHLLLEEVKHFSKQKAWGTRTVIIENKETREYITWDNYYTINMITKFLKENNFQVISFKDNLIAKNEFTSNDVLFIEASKITRR
- the istB gene encoding IS21-like element helper ATPase IstB, whose product is MIATPRDRERTRQEIAGYSRALMLSTGVTELCATEATPKQEEFLHRVLSEEMARRDRNRKTRLLSRAGFPVLKSFTDYDFSGIRFPPALSQEELLSCRFIAEKKNLVLYGGVGTGKTHMSLALGIMACEMSLKVRFYTVTELVLNLSDAYRTGTMERLVRDLKQLDLLILDEWGYVPVDREGSQLLFRIVADSYESKSLILTTNLEFSKWGGVFTDEQMAAAMIDRLVHHGHLLMFESKSYRMTHTLMRHTAVTETTERMETP
- a CDS encoding IS5 family transposase (programmed frameshift), which encodes MEITPEQFAIIEDLLPVQRGNVKLLNLDVLNAVLHIAEHGCKWRGLPERFGNWHSVYMRANRWAKQGVLEKVFLALQEAEIINIRVDHVSLDSTAVKVHPDGTGAFKKNGPQSIGKSRAGWTTKIHMVAAGAQTAVTFSLSPGQAGDAPEGRKLLNTLKDKRWKGTKVLMDRAYEGDETRQLVLDLEMAPVVPPKRNRRNPWEYDKELYKKRNEVERLFRRLKGFRRIFSRFEKLDVMFVFFIHFALIVDTLFSVNRP
- a CDS encoding BrnT family toxin — protein: MHHIDIWLFLWYFICMTFEWDTNKNEVNREKHNISFEQAQYAFFDANRIILQDDKHSVDENRYFCIGRISEGIVTVRFTLRDKNIRIFGAGFWREGRKRYEDKIHKRS
- a CDS encoding transposase, producing the protein MGKQIYYSSSAVVCIGESTFNAHVFFNEKQASEEREKLITFLLTVEDQVAQKEWSTSSKLIRFLEDGFPGWQHSFTVIEAEEGYTEARQKEAIDEASKRQGIFILITNTNLTAQQCLEYYRRKDGVEKLFDSMKHGIDMKRLRVHSRKSVQGLLFIEFISLIIYSEIQRVLRESGLGKKLTVEQMVYELKKLSVLEIDDKKPMITELTKKQKDIFGAFEILLPMLT
- a CDS encoding transposase gives rise to the protein MSFLLRHGRCFTEGKNSWTIAHYTWLKGQLFHDEVDQETFTEYLQEVHDQQEKVDRYNQRIEELAALDAYRDRVSRLRCFRGIETHTALSFISEIGDFSRFANSQQFSSFLGLVPKENSSGQRERRGSITKAGNERLRLLLIEGAKSTLRSNIYGKKSKRLLARQKGNDPDVIAYADRANRRLHRVYNNLVARGVHHNKATVAVARELSCFIWGMMNNRIN
- a CDS encoding beta-galactosidase — its product is MNINFKFGVDYYPEHWPQDRQETDIVLMKKMGLQVVRLAEFSWHKMEPSEGVFDFDWLEQVLPLLDKYDIKVVLGTPTAAPPAWLVEKHPDILPVDSRGRVRGFGGRHHDCQSNPVYRDYVYKIVTAMTERFGTDPRIAGWQTDNEFGNSHEDFCHCSHCRNAFQSWLRVKYCSVDKLNETWGTYFWSQTYDHFEQIPTPKLSPNSHNPSLLLDWKRFRSDLIVDFQKIHTDIIRKNSPGKFITHNFMSFFNVADYFDLARDLDFVSHDQYITGYWIDPEGMSPAELGAVLDHTAGFKNKPFWVMEQQAGQTGWETMGRTPKKGQLALWAFQSIAHGADTVLFFRWRTCTVGTEQYWHGILPHNGVPGRRYDELAAFIKEISPFMPDFEGALNGAEAAILHSYEQNWALEIQPHNSDLDYMEISTDFYEALHERNIPVSFIPSDADFSAFKLIIAPLMFLDLSGVAEKLDMYVKEGGHVVLTPRTGVKTYNNTVQTGAPLPGPYKEMLGLEILDYDCLRDALVDIGSKDGKGKYWWDEITAVSADVYLPAEGKEHTGEPSIAKNRYGNGLAWYMATFPDKELLRRMTGMWIDEAGLTPLDTTPEGVELVRRRATDSDYLFVLNHTENNQKYRPDGSWENLIGSYKLPPFGFALYKSIDC
- a CDS encoding GxxExxY protein, producing the protein MSAFIHKDLSHTVLGAAFRVHSSLGEGLLEKVYQRAYVLELQAQGLSIVQQAAFPVFYRGESVGTFRADMVVNNTILIELKAVSHVTAGMESQLYNYLKLSSLQVGYLFNFNAPSLYYKRLVNTRGGLA
- a CDS encoding transposase, whose translation is MNTVTHIGIDVHKDTYSLCSFNFSAQKSFGQTRIASKSSLVIKYVRKLQKEHPECTVLCGYEAGPTGYGLYRDLAKADIPCVIMAPTTLPKAPGNHIKTDRIDAEELARHLAWGTYSAVHIPTPQDEAVKNYTRLRNTRKKALGPVHTKKGINN
- a CDS encoding CopG family transcriptional regulator, with the translated sequence MKTRYTNAPEDIREAISSAKEIEDFLPSPEKLVPKEETKKITIILSKKSIDFFKQASEESHVPYQQLIRKVLDTYSEHYSK